A genomic region of Thermodesulfovibrio aggregans contains the following coding sequences:
- the pyrE gene encoding orotate phosphoribosyltransferase codes for MKERLIRLIYEKAFKYSETPIFRLTSGGLSNYYFNCKRVTLSSEGMYLIGNIIYDMVKDSGVKGIGGLTLGADPIAYAVAYTSYLKGNPIEAFVVRKKAKEHGTMQWIEGNIKAGDSVIVVDDVITTGSSTIQAITRLKEAGVFVKRVVVLVDRQEGGRENILKFLSECGFPSDLQAVVLRDDVMKLYRSEKTD; via the coding sequence ATGAAGGAAAGACTTATCAGGCTAATTTATGAAAAGGCATTTAAATATTCTGAAACCCCTATTTTTCGCCTTACTTCTGGTGGTTTGAGTAATTATTACTTTAACTGTAAAAGAGTAACACTCTCTTCTGAGGGCATGTATCTTATCGGGAATATTATTTACGACATGGTTAAAGATTCCGGGGTGAAAGGTATTGGAGGACTCACTCTTGGAGCAGATCCAATTGCCTATGCAGTAGCTTATACCTCCTATCTGAAAGGCAATCCCATTGAAGCCTTTGTGGTAAGAAAGAAGGCTAAGGAACATGGCACAATGCAATGGATTGAAGGAAATATTAAAGCAGGAGACAGCGTCATTGTTGTTGACGATGTTATCACAACAGGAAGTTCAACAATTCAAGCTATAACAAGACTAAAAGAGGCAGGAGTTTTTGTGAAAAGAGTGGTTGTTCTTGTTGATAGACAGGAAGGTGGAAGAGAGAATATTTTAAAGTTTTTATCAGAGTGTGGTTTTCCTTCAGACTTGCAGGCTGTAGTTTTACGAGATGATGTTATGAAACTCTATAGAAGTGAAAAAACAGATTAA